The following proteins come from a genomic window of Anaerolineae bacterium:
- a CDS encoding transposase yields the protein MERIPYGKYTKEFREEAVRLVVEGGLSIPEAGRRLSLAPST from the coding sequence ATGGAGAGAATACCATATGGAAAGTACACGAAGGAGTTTCGGGAGGAGGCGGTAAGGCTTGTGGTTGAAGGAGGGTTATCAATCCCTGAGGCTGGAAGGCGGTTATCGCTGGCGCCATCAACT